One genomic segment of Clostridium saccharoperbutylacetonicum N1-4(HMT) includes these proteins:
- a CDS encoding sulfite exporter TauE/SafE family protein: MQLIQGLNLLQDQWLWLILAAFFIGFSKTGISSFTMPAIPIVASVFGGKDSTGIILPMLIVGDIFALYYYNRHAEWKNIRKLLPWTLLGLILGVIVGIYVNDKTFKACIAVSVLICLVILIYTEKKGENFKVPQSTLLYALTGILCGFTSMIGNAAGPIFSVYLLAKGFKKNDFMGTTAWFFFIINLTKVPLQIFFWNNIPIKTIYLTGLMIPAIAVGAFLGVVIIKKLNERLFHLVILGVTALAAIRLLIP; the protein is encoded by the coding sequence ATGCAGTTAATTCAAGGATTAAATTTATTACAAGACCAATGGCTTTGGCTAATACTAGCGGCATTTTTCATTGGTTTTTCAAAGACAGGAATAAGCTCTTTTACGATGCCAGCTATTCCTATAGTAGCAAGTGTATTTGGAGGAAAGGATTCTACAGGAATTATATTACCTATGCTTATAGTTGGGGATATATTTGCTTTATATTATTATAACAGGCATGCAGAATGGAAAAATATAAGAAAATTACTTCCATGGACACTACTAGGCTTAATACTAGGAGTTATAGTTGGAATATATGTAAATGATAAAACGTTTAAAGCTTGTATAGCTGTTTCAGTTTTAATTTGTTTAGTAATATTAATTTATACTGAGAAAAAAGGTGAAAATTTTAAAGTGCCCCAAAGCACTTTATTGTATGCATTAACAGGCATTTTATGTGGTTTTACATCAATGATAGGGAATGCAGCTGGGCCTATTTTTAGTGTTTATCTGTTAGCTAAAGGTTTTAAGAAAAATGATTTTATGGGGACAACAGCGTGGTTTTTCTTTATTATTAATTTAACGAAGGTACCATTGCAAATATTCTTTTGGAATAACATTCCTATAAAAACAATTTATTTAACAGGATTGATGATACCAGCCATAGCAGTTGGCGCATTTTTAGGAGTTGTTATAATTAAAAAGCTAAATGAAAGATTATTTCATCTAGTGATTTTAGGAGTTACAGCACTAGCAGCAATAAGACTTTTGATTCCTTAA
- a CDS encoding winged helix-turn-helix transcriptional regulator, translating to MSEVKLERGNPNEKCPIEAAIDIIGSKWTFLIIRDLLIDGTIRFGDFLRSLDGISPKTLSLRLRELEKFGLVKRIVYPEIPPKVEYELTEKGKSLEGAFIELKKWGLTIIE from the coding sequence ATGTCAGAAGTTAAACTTGAACGAGGAAACCCTAATGAAAAATGTCCTATTGAGGCTGCAATAGACATCATAGGTAGTAAATGGACCTTTTTAATAATAAGAGATTTATTGATAGATGGAACAATAAGATTTGGAGATTTTCTACGTTCTTTAGATGGAATAAGTCCAAAAACTTTATCCCTTAGACTACGTGAATTAGAGAAATTTGGATTGGTCAAAAGAATTGTTTATCCAGAAATCCCACCAAAAGTTGAATATGAATTAACCGAAAAAGGTAAAAGTTTAGAAGGTGCATTTATAGAATTGAAAAAATGGGGACTTACAATTATAGAATAA
- the namA gene encoding NADPH dehydrogenase NamA yields MKTFENYKLKNMNLKNRIVMPPMCMYSSDETGIANDFHYTHYVTRAIGAVGLIIVESTGVSENGRTTDRDLGIWDDKHIDKLKKIVDGVNNYGSKIAIQLNHAGRKYTGTASQAVAPSAIKFDEKSTVPKELTKDYIKEIVLNFKEAAKRADKAGFDAIEIHGAHGYLIHQFLSPLSNLREDEYGGDIKNRTRFLKEILEAVREVWPKEKTIMLRVSAYDYKEGGITINDMVEIINEIKEYIDIVHVSTGGLIPVEISAYPGYQVNFASTIKEKCNIPTIAVGLITDVNMAEEIISNGRADLVAIGRELLRNPYFVLNEAKDRNLDINYPEQYKAALK; encoded by the coding sequence ATGAAAACTTTTGAAAATTACAAATTAAAAAATATGAACTTAAAGAACAGGATAGTTATGCCACCAATGTGTATGTACTCATCTGACGAAACTGGTATAGCAAATGATTTTCACTACACCCATTATGTAACTAGAGCTATTGGTGCTGTAGGGCTTATAATTGTTGAATCAACAGGAGTAAGTGAAAATGGAAGAACAACAGACAGAGATTTAGGGATTTGGGATGATAAGCATATAGACAAGCTTAAGAAAATTGTTGATGGTGTCAATAATTATGGTTCTAAAATTGCAATACAATTAAATCATGCTGGAAGAAAATATACAGGAACTGCTAGCCAAGCTGTAGCTCCAAGTGCAATTAAATTTGATGAAAAAAGTACAGTTCCTAAGGAATTAACTAAAGATTATATTAAAGAAATCGTACTGAACTTTAAAGAAGCAGCTAAAAGAGCAGATAAAGCTGGCTTTGATGCTATTGAAATACATGGGGCTCATGGTTATTTAATACATCAATTCTTGTCTCCATTATCAAATTTGAGAGAAGATGAATATGGAGGAGATATAAAAAATAGAACTAGATTTCTTAAAGAAATACTAGAAGCCGTAAGGGAAGTATGGCCAAAGGAAAAAACAATTATGCTTAGAGTATCAGCTTATGATTATAAAGAGGGTGGAATTACTATAAATGATATGGTGGAAATTATAAATGAAATAAAAGAGTATATTGATATAGTGCATGTAAGTACTGGAGGTTTAATTCCAGTAGAAATAAGTGCATATCCAGGATATCAAGTTAATTTTGCTAGTACAATTAAAGAAAAATGTAACATTCCTACAATAGCTGTTGGATTAATTACAGATGTCAATATGGCAGAGGAAATAATATCTAATGGAAGAGCAGATTTAGTTGCAATAGGCAGGGAACTTTTAAGAAATCCATATTTTGTATTAAATGAAGCAAAGGATAGAAATTTAGATATCAATTATCCAGAACAATATAAAGCTGCTTTGAAATAA
- a CDS encoding type II CAAX prenyl endopeptidase Rce1 family protein: MKFVQINVSVIWGVWHLPLWFMGATSQSQTNFNSFLIGTLAFSIALAVIRDLSKSVFVCILLHCIIHLI, translated from the coding sequence TTGAAGTTTGTTCAAATTAACGTAAGCGTAATTTGGGGTGTCTGGCATTTACCTTTATGGTTTATGGGTGCTACTAGTCAATCTCAAACGAACTTTAATTCTTTTCTTATTGGTACTCTTGCTTTTTCTATTGCATTAGCAGTTATAAGAGACCTATCAAAAAGCGTATTTGTGTGTATTTTACTTCATTGCATCATTCATTTGATATAA
- a CDS encoding LysR family transcriptional regulator, producing the protein MLNRKINFFISVVENGSFSKAAKQFYLSQSAISQQISQLEEDLGVCLFNRSGYRPILTEPGRYYYNECKKILEQYKKIVEATKKYDVSKNRKLRIGITGPLENKHLPIIIKEYKRQYGDLVIELKKIKFESGVNQLLEEKLDICFGITNDFKGKENINTVKLLKHNVCVVCSKDHPWANRKSVNSIEIAEQPIVSFSKSMGKGFYLDFIKSFEEDGIMPNIVQETDELEELLLAVKINQGIALTSREVVDEDSGICILDIDNTHHSAEFCMGYLKKNDNEFIKALVDITADYFRTIISKNNGVYK; encoded by the coding sequence ATGTTAAATCGTAAGATAAATTTTTTTATTAGTGTTGTAGAAAATGGAAGTTTTTCTAAGGCAGCAAAGCAGTTCTATTTGTCTCAATCGGCAATTAGTCAGCAAATTAGCCAGCTTGAAGAGGATTTGGGAGTGTGTTTATTTAATCGTAGCGGGTATCGTCCGATTTTAACAGAACCAGGAAGATATTATTATAATGAATGTAAAAAAATATTAGAACAATATAAAAAAATAGTTGAAGCAACCAAGAAATATGATGTTTCGAAAAATAGAAAACTAAGAATTGGAATAACAGGTCCTCTTGAAAATAAACATTTACCAATTATTATTAAGGAATATAAAAGACAATATGGTGATTTAGTGATTGAGTTAAAGAAAATTAAGTTTGAAAGTGGAGTAAACCAGTTACTAGAAGAAAAATTGGATATTTGTTTTGGAATTACAAATGATTTTAAAGGAAAAGAAAATATAAATACTGTGAAGTTATTAAAACATAATGTATGTGTTGTTTGTTCAAAAGACCATCCTTGGGCAAATAGAAAATCGGTAAATAGTATAGAAATAGCTGAGCAGCCAATTGTATCTTTTTCAAAAAGCATGGGGAAAGGATTTTATTTGGATTTTATAAAGTCCTTTGAAGAAGATGGAATTATGCCTAATATAGTACAGGAAACTGATGAATTAGAAGAATTGCTATTGGCGGTTAAAATTAATCAGGGAATTGCTTTAACCTCTAGAGAAGTAGTTGACGAAGATAGTGGTATTTGTATACTTGATATTGATAATACACATCATAGTGCAGAGTTCTGTATGGGATATTTAAAAAAGAATGATAATGAATTTATAAAAGCACTAGTGGATATTACTGCAGATTATTTTAGAACTATTATAAGTAAAAATAATGGTGTTTATAAGTAA
- a CDS encoding NmrA family NAD(P)-binding protein has product MSKIIVTGVDGNFGGEVVRNITKLVKKEDLILTCPFSKGLEAFEKEGFDTRVANFNTYEGLEAAFKGGDVILIISAPFVGEKRQNAHKNAIDAAKAAGVKKIIYTSLVNARDPENPSVEKIDHAYTEEYVLSLGTDYIFLRNSQYAEAMITSYLTSNGVMVSCQGDGKMSYISRKDCALAAAYALTKDDLHKKILNINGPESLTLHEFVEIGNRETGMKVTVKDTTEEEVYAAFDAIGVPRTTGGKFLDGSPAPYSSDGMVTFARAIRLSKMDEFTDDFEKLTGTKARTVATMFAAHDDYQVGRRNSTDN; this is encoded by the coding sequence ATGTCAAAAATTATAGTAACAGGTGTAGATGGAAACTTTGGCGGAGAAGTGGTTAGGAATATAACTAAATTAGTAAAAAAAGAAGATCTTATATTAACATGTCCTTTTTCAAAAGGGTTAGAAGCATTTGAAAAAGAAGGGTTTGATACAAGAGTAGCAAACTTTAATACATATGAAGGCTTAGAAGCTGCCTTCAAAGGTGGAGATGTGATTTTAATTATTTCAGCTCCATTTGTAGGTGAAAAACGTCAAAATGCGCATAAAAATGCAATTGATGCTGCAAAAGCTGCTGGCGTAAAGAAAATAATATATACATCCCTTGTAAATGCAAGAGATCCAGAAAACCCAAGTGTTGAGAAAATAGATCATGCTTATACAGAAGAATATGTTTTAAGTTTAGGAACGGATTATATTTTCCTTAGAAATTCTCAATATGCTGAAGCGATGATTACTAGTTATTTAACTTCAAATGGAGTTATGGTAAGTTGTCAAGGTGATGGAAAGATGTCGTATATTTCTCGTAAAGATTGTGCATTAGCAGCAGCTTATGCCTTAACAAAAGACGACCTTCATAAAAAAATTCTTAATATAAATGGACCAGAATCTTTAACTTTACATGAATTTGTTGAAATTGGTAATAGAGAAACTGGTATGAAGGTTACTGTTAAGGATACTACTGAAGAAGAAGTTTACGCAGCCTTTGATGCAATTGGAGTTCCAAGAACTACAGGTGGTAAGTTCCTTGATGGCTCTCCAGCACCATATTCAAGTGATGGGATGGTAACCTTTGCTCGGGCAATACGTCTTAGCAAAATGGATGAATTTACAGATGATTTTGAAAAGTTAACTGGAACAAAGGCTAGAACAGTTGCAACCATGTTTGCAGCGCATGATGATTATCAAGTTGGAAGAAGAAATTCTACGGATAATTAA
- a CDS encoding methyl-accepting chemotaxis protein, whose translation MIDETLEELIKMAPMFQSFLNQDIGIAISDTTKYLLVLNGDKVRFTFKEGDTMLSLGFQDMLDEIIRTKKTTTTIVPREVAGITLRSVINPVLNSKNEVVGLFSVTLNIDKVSQIEEVSEDLTASIEETNASIQEIAAGAKNLNNMVSSIKNNAVVAEESIKSGSSAIELIQAISAQSNLLGLNAAIEAARAGVNGQGFSVVATEMRKLAAQSKETAIKVADSLQQIEKTVKEVLADVNDAGQISDNQYIATSEISKSIEVITNRAMDLVKMSKFD comes from the coding sequence ATGATTGATGAAACTTTAGAAGAATTAATAAAAATGGCTCCGATGTTTCAGTCATTTTTAAATCAAGATATTGGTATAGCCATATCTGATACTACAAAATATCTTTTGGTTCTTAATGGAGATAAGGTGAGGTTTACCTTTAAAGAAGGTGATACAATGCTGAGCTTAGGCTTTCAGGATATGCTTGATGAAATAATAAGAACTAAGAAAACAACAACTACAATAGTCCCTAGAGAGGTTGCAGGTATCACACTGAGATCAGTTATTAATCCTGTGCTTAATTCTAAAAATGAAGTTGTGGGATTATTCAGTGTAACGCTAAATATAGATAAAGTAAGTCAAATTGAAGAGGTGTCAGAGGATCTTACAGCATCAATTGAGGAGACAAATGCTTCTATACAGGAAATTGCGGCAGGTGCAAAAAATCTAAATAATATGGTTAGTTCTATCAAAAATAATGCAGTTGTTGCAGAGGAGAGCATAAAGTCTGGAAGTAGCGCTATTGAATTAATACAAGCAATTTCAGCTCAATCTAATTTACTTGGTTTGAATGCAGCTATAGAAGCTGCAAGGGCTGGTGTCAATGGACAAGGATTTTCAGTTGTTGCTACTGAAATGAGAAAGCTTGCTGCTCAGAGTAAAGAAACGGCTATAAAAGTAGCTGATTCACTTCAGCAGATTGAAAAGACAGTAAAAGAAGTACTAGCTGATGTAAATGATGCTGGACAAATTTCTGATAATCAATATATAGCTACAAGTGAAATATCTAAATCTATTGAGGTAATAACTAATAGGGCAATGGATTTAGTTAAAATGTCAAAGTTTGATTAA
- a CDS encoding ArsR/SmtB family transcription factor yields the protein MRTMDAVKIFKALGNETRLNILLWLKDPKKNFDPQIHLSVMDDFPGGVCVGSIRKTAGLSQSTISGFLSILEDAQLIESRNIGQYTYYRRNEETIKEISKWIKIELEV from the coding sequence ATGAGAACAATGGATGCAGTAAAAATTTTTAAAGCATTAGGAAATGAAACAAGATTAAATATATTATTATGGTTAAAGGATCCAAAGAAAAATTTTGATCCACAGATACATTTATCAGTAATGGACGATTTTCCAGGTGGTGTGTGTGTAGGTTCCATAAGAAAGACTGCTGGCTTAAGTCAATCAACTATATCAGGGTTTTTATCAATTTTAGAAGATGCCCAGCTTATAGAATCAAGAAATATTGGGCAATATACATATTACAGAAGAAATGAAGAAACCATAAAGGAAATATCTAAGTGGATTAAAATTGAATTAGAAGTATAA
- a CDS encoding NADH:flavin oxidoreductase: MSHLSKGLENCKLELTNRLVFPPMATAKSDNGMVSKEMLDYYDEKSKGGYFSLIIIEHSYIAPQGKASKGQLSIAEDCNMEGLKKLAEVIHKNGSKAIMQINHAGSAAKMEVTGYENVSPSAIINPLIKSDLPKELTKEEIKEIIEYFKVAAKRVKEAGFDGVEIHSAHSYLLDQFYSPITNKRTDEYGGDVLGRIKIHLEVINAVKEAVGNDFPILLRLGACDYKEGGTTIEDSKIAAVEFQKAGIEILDISGGLCGYMVPDKVNEQGYFSEITEAIKEVASMPVILTGGITEPEAAEELVASGKTDLVGIGRAAFKDSMWAKNAIESLK; this comes from the coding sequence ATGTCACATTTAAGTAAAGGCTTAGAAAACTGTAAATTAGAATTAACAAACAGATTGGTGTTTCCTCCAATGGCAACTGCAAAATCAGATAATGGAATGGTAAGTAAGGAAATGCTAGATTATTATGATGAAAAATCTAAAGGGGGTTATTTTTCTTTAATTATTATTGAACATAGTTATATAGCACCTCAAGGAAAGGCTAGCAAAGGCCAACTTTCTATAGCTGAGGATTGCAATATGGAAGGATTAAAAAAATTAGCTGAAGTTATTCACAAAAACGGTTCGAAAGCTATAATGCAAATTAATCACGCAGGGAGTGCAGCAAAAATGGAAGTGACAGGATATGAAAATGTAAGTCCTTCTGCGATAATTAATCCGCTTATAAAATCAGATCTTCCAAAAGAACTTACCAAAGAAGAAATTAAAGAAATAATTGAATATTTTAAAGTAGCAGCAAAACGTGTAAAAGAGGCAGGCTTTGATGGTGTAGAAATACACTCAGCTCATTCATATCTTTTGGATCAATTTTATTCACCAATAACAAATAAGAGAACTGATGAATATGGTGGGGATGTATTAGGCAGAATTAAAATTCATTTAGAAGTTATAAATGCAGTTAAAGAAGCTGTAGGTAATGATTTCCCAATTCTTCTTAGACTGGGAGCTTGTGATTATAAGGAAGGAGGAACAACAATTGAAGATAGCAAAATAGCAGCTGTAGAATTCCAAAAAGCAGGAATAGAAATATTGGATATCTCAGGTGGATTATGCGGTTATATGGTTCCTGATAAGGTTAACGAGCAAGGATATTTTTCAGAAATTACAGAAGCTATAAAAGAAGTCGCTTCAATGCCAGTTATATTAACTGGTGGAATAACTGAACCAGAAGCTGCAGAAGAATTAGTGGCTTCAGGAAAAACTGATCTTGTAGGTATTGGAAGAGCAGCCTTTAAGGATTCAATGTGGGCAAAAAATGCTATTGAAAGTCTTAAATAA
- a CDS encoding sugar-binding protein — MKKEKKKFRKSVFIMLVASLVSTNFILLPTTRASAATINQDGLVKVIVDGKGFDPQGRMVAKFGSPKIDGIIDDMWKAAPVVTPKYVSGNLDTSAEFRALWDDNALYILAQVKDKNLSVQSGTPYAQDSLELFLDENNDKTHDYGIDDLHFRVNYENTQSVDAGNIERLYTKTQMTQDGYVIEARIALKSVPQNGKVLGLELQVNDAKGADRASTINVFDSTGTAWNDTAKFGGILLTGRDNNAVSGLNPYDLLSLIDSTKKLDLTNYKNANILNDSITAAKEVLAKENVTQKQIDDQYTAVKAAMDKLVLTDEAANAKQFKPVPNEYRVNSTKPGTIEQMEYTVTNEDNSKTVKKMNVYLPNGYNPSDNTKKYNILYLMHGGGENETTIFGGPSESKDLKKILDNMIANGNIEPLIVVTPSFYTNSKDAVKDTAIFNKELIKYVVPMIETKYHTYAASGSLKDLKASRSHRAFGGFSMGSVTTWYTFINCLDYFKYYMPLSGDCWSLGQGNGGIKPVETAQYLATVAKNSGYKPTDYYVFCATGAKDIAYPNLKPQVDAMMKLKDSFIFSADTTKGNFYFIVSPDGTHAWNWVDQYVYDILPDLFKN, encoded by the coding sequence ATGAAAAAAGAAAAAAAGAAGTTTCGAAAAAGTGTATTTATCATGTTGGTTGCATCTTTAGTATCTACAAATTTTATCCTTTTACCTACTACTCGAGCCTCTGCAGCTACAATTAATCAAGATGGACTTGTTAAAGTAATTGTAGATGGGAAAGGCTTTGATCCTCAGGGAAGAATGGTGGCCAAATTCGGATCGCCTAAAATTGATGGCATAATTGATGACATGTGGAAGGCTGCACCAGTTGTTACGCCAAAATATGTGTCAGGAAACCTTGATACATCAGCAGAATTTAGAGCTTTATGGGATGATAATGCTCTATATATTCTTGCACAAGTTAAAGATAAAAATTTATCTGTGCAATCTGGAACTCCATATGCCCAGGATTCTTTAGAACTCTTTTTAGATGAGAATAACGACAAGACACATGATTATGGCATAGATGATTTACATTTTAGAGTGAATTATGAAAATACTCAATCTGTAGATGCTGGAAATATTGAGAGGTTGTATACAAAAACTCAAATGACTCAGGATGGATATGTAATAGAAGCAAGAATTGCACTTAAGTCTGTACCTCAAAATGGTAAGGTACTTGGACTTGAATTACAGGTTAATGATGCAAAGGGAGCAGATAGAGCAAGTACCATTAATGTTTTTGATTCAACAGGTACTGCATGGAATGATACAGCTAAGTTTGGTGGCATATTGTTAACAGGCAGGGATAATAATGCTGTAAGTGGTTTGAATCCATACGATTTATTGAGTTTAATTGACAGTACTAAAAAACTTGATTTGACAAACTATAAAAATGCAAATATATTAAATGATAGTATAACAGCTGCAAAAGAAGTACTTGCAAAGGAAAATGTTACTCAAAAGCAAATTGATGATCAATATACTGCTGTAAAGGCAGCAATGGATAAGCTTGTACTCACAGATGAAGCAGCAAATGCTAAACAATTCAAACCAGTTCCAAATGAATATAGGGTAAACAGTACAAAACCTGGTACAATTGAACAAATGGAATATACAGTGACTAATGAGGATAATAGTAAAACTGTTAAGAAGATGAATGTTTATCTTCCTAATGGATATAATCCTTCTGATAATACTAAGAAGTATAATATTTTATATCTAATGCATGGTGGCGGAGAGAATGAAACCACTATATTTGGTGGTCCAAGCGAGAGCAAGGATCTAAAGAAAATTCTAGATAACATGATTGCAAATGGCAATATTGAACCACTTATTGTTGTTACACCTTCATTTTATACTAATAGTAAAGATGCAGTAAAGGATACTGCCATTTTTAATAAGGAATTGATTAAGTATGTTGTACCTATGATAGAAACTAAATATCATACCTATGCTGCATCAGGAAGTTTAAAGGACTTGAAGGCTTCCAGAAGCCACAGGGCATTTGGCGGATTCTCAATGGGATCAGTAACTACTTGGTATACATTTATAAATTGCCTTGACTATTTTAAATATTATATGCCATTAAGCGGTGACTGCTGGTCATTAGGACAAGGAAATGGAGGAATAAAACCTGTTGAAACAGCACAATACCTTGCAACAGTAGCGAAAAACTCTGGTTATAAACCAACTGATTATTATGTGTTCTGTGCTACAGGTGCTAAGGATATCGCTTATCCTAATTTGAAACCTCAAGTTGATGCTATGATGAAATTAAAGGATAGTTTCATTTTTTCAGCGGATACAACTAAAGGAAATTTCTATTTTATAGTAAGCCCTGATGGGACACATGCTTGGAATTGGGTAGATCAGTATGTTTACGACATATTGCCAGATTTGTTTAAAAACTAG
- a CDS encoding GNAT family N-acetyltransferase, whose product MIIRKMQFEDIPRLAILYKQFWNENSNIKKMQKQFEKFQHYDTHILLCATEESKLIGSVMGIVCEELYGDCRPFLVIENMIIDKNYRKKGVGKALFLDLESIAKERNCTQII is encoded by the coding sequence ATGATAATACGAAAAATGCAATTTGAAGATATTCCACGATTAGCAATATTATATAAACAATTTTGGAATGAAAATTCAAATATTAAAAAAATGCAAAAACAATTTGAAAAATTCCAACATTATGATACACATATTCTGCTTTGTGCAACGGAAGAAAGTAAATTAATAGGCTCAGTTATGGGTATTGTTTGCGAAGAACTTTATGGCGATTGTAGACCTTTTTTAGTAATTGAGAATATGATAATAGATAAAAATTACAGAAAAAAAGGAGTTGGAAAAGCATTATTTTTAGATCTTGAAAGTATTGCAAAGGAACGAAATTGCACACAAATTATTTAG
- a CDS encoding HD domain-containing protein, which produces MNIGLYKNIESYMLECMNDSAHDKEHIYRVLYMALDIAKYENKVDMDVLIISCLLHDIGREEQFNNSKLCHAQVGSEKAFNYVINNGFSEEKAAHIKSCILTHRFRSDNPPSSIEAKILFDADKLDVTGTLGIARTLFYIVQVSEPLYSIEKNGTILDGTSDKNPSFFHEYKYKLEKLYDKFYTNRGTQIAKERQRSAIEFYTSMLKEVKDCYSKGISELNNILE; this is translated from the coding sequence ATGAATATAGGGTTATATAAAAATATTGAAAGCTATATGCTAGAATGTATGAACGATAGTGCCCATGATAAGGAACATATTTATAGGGTTTTATATATGGCATTAGATATTGCTAAATATGAAAATAAAGTTGATATGGATGTTCTGATTATTTCTTGTTTGCTTCACGATATTGGTAGAGAAGAACAATTTAACAATTCGAAATTATGTCATGCTCAAGTTGGCAGTGAAAAGGCATTCAACTATGTTATAAATAATGGTTTTTCTGAAGAAAAAGCTGCTCATATAAAATCATGTATATTAACACATAGATTTAGAAGTGATAACCCTCCGAGCAGTATAGAAGCAAAGATATTATTTGATGCGGATAAATTAGATGTGACTGGAACACTTGGAATTGCACGAACATTATTTTATATAGTACAGGTATCAGAACCATTGTATTCCATCGAGAAAAATGGAACTATATTAGATGGTACAAGTGATAAAAATCCATCTTTTTTTCATGAGTATAAATATAAGTTAGAAAAACTATATGATAAGTTCTATACTAACAGAGGAACTCAAATAGCTAAAGAAAGACAACGCTCTGCCATTGAGTTTTATACAAGTATGTTAAAAGAGGTTAAAGATTGTTATTCTAAAGGTATAAGTGAGCTAAACAATATACTAGAGTAA
- a CDS encoding glycoside hydrolase family 16 protein — MLKRKILATTTIFFITMLGIIVPGEEAKAADTSWNLAWSDEFNGNTINTRNWTYDTGTGSGGWGNNELEYYTNRPENARIENGNLVIEARKESYGGMGYTSARMKTQALKSFTYGKVEARMKLPAGQGIWPAFWMLGENIPQVSWPACGEIDIMEHINNEPYTHGTIHWDTNGHAEYGKVTPNIDVTQYHVYSIEWDKNAIKWLVDGTQYLEANIANNINGTDEFHKPFFILFNLAVGGNWPGNPNGTTVLPAKMYVDYVRVYQQGSTTDIPTGSYLPSSTWYLFNQPVNGVSSASQDMQTVKSGISGWQPIKTISTGNNLWTTPTINGTYNAGKWNFTLWTNNPGISNVAVDLYKVNSNGTGEVLLGTQTIDISKTGGGNHPTVYSYNLDQVAFNNQRLMLKIHKTSGGDAVMCYNANDFPTRLVTP, encoded by the coding sequence ATGTTAAAAAGAAAAATATTAGCAACAACAACTATATTCTTTATTACTATGCTTGGAATTATCGTACCAGGGGAAGAGGCAAAAGCAGCGGATACTTCCTGGAATCTTGCTTGGTCAGATGAATTTAATGGAAATACAATTAATACTAGAAATTGGACTTACGACACTGGAACCGGTTCTGGTGGATGGGGAAATAATGAATTAGAATATTACACTAATCGTCCTGAAAATGCAAGAATAGAAAATGGAAATCTTGTGATTGAAGCTAGAAAAGAATCTTATGGAGGAATGGGATATACTTCAGCTCGTATGAAAACACAAGCATTAAAAAGTTTTACATATGGAAAAGTAGAAGCAAGAATGAAGCTTCCTGCTGGACAAGGAATATGGCCAGCATTCTGGATGCTAGGAGAAAACATTCCACAAGTGAGCTGGCCAGCATGTGGGGAAATTGATATTATGGAACATATAAATAATGAACCATATACTCATGGTACTATTCACTGGGATACTAATGGACATGCTGAATATGGAAAAGTTACTCCAAATATTGATGTTACTCAATACCATGTTTATTCAATTGAATGGGACAAAAATGCAATTAAATGGCTTGTAGATGGAACTCAATATTTAGAAGCAAATATAGCTAATAATATTAACGGTACTGATGAATTTCATAAACCATTCTTTATCCTCTTTAATTTAGCAGTAGGTGGAAATTGGCCTGGAAACCCTAATGGAACAACTGTTTTACCAGCTAAAATGTATGTGGATTATGTTCGGGTATACCAACAAGGAAGTACTACAGATATCCCTACAGGTTCATATTTGCCAAGCAGTACATGGTATTTATTTAATCAACCAGTAAATGGTGTAAGTAGTGCAAGTCAAGATATGCAGACAGTTAAAAGTGGCATTAGTGGATGGCAGCCTATAAAAACTATAAGTACAGGTAATAATTTATGGACTACACCAACAATTAATGGAACATATAATGCAGGTAAATGGAATTTTACATTATGGACAAATAATCCAGGAATTTCCAATGTAGCGGTTGACTTATACAAAGTTAATAGTAATGGAACTGGTGAAGTGCTACTAGGAACTCAAACTATTGATATATCAAAAACAGGTGGAGGAAATCATCCGACAGTATATTCATATAATTTAGATCAAGTTGCATTTAATAATCAAAGATTAATGCTTAAAATACATAAAACATCAGGAGGGGATGCAGTAATGTGTTATAATGCAAATGATTTTCCAACAAGATTAGTTACTCCATAA